In Acidaminococcus timonensis, one DNA window encodes the following:
- a CDS encoding ACT domain-containing protein — protein MELKKIEYKLTVCKVADASEIDMAADFYFVGKTDEEVSLVCRTENTPAKTVERDDGWRGFRIQGVLDFSLIGILSKLSGILAKHEIGIFAISTYNTDYILVKEENFARALSVLAAEGYRVV, from the coding sequence ATGGAACTGAAGAAAATCGAATACAAGCTGACGGTCTGTAAGGTGGCAGATGCATCCGAGATCGATATGGCCGCTGATTTTTACTTTGTCGGGAAAACGGATGAAGAAGTGTCGCTGGTGTGCAGGACAGAGAACACACCTGCAAAGACGGTAGAACGGGATGACGGGTGGAGAGGCTTCCGCATTCAAGGCGTCCTTGACTTTTCGCTCATCGGCATCCTGTCGAAATTGTCCGGGATCCTTGCCAAACATGAGATCGGCATCTTTGCGATATCCACGTACAATACAGACTACATTTTGGTCAAAGAAGAAAACTTTGCGCGGGCATTGAGCGTCTTGGCTGCGGAAGGCTATCGCGTCGTATGA
- a CDS encoding TetR/AcrR family transcriptional regulator: protein MKKCGRPPKKDNPEENKEKIIAAAIALIEEQGADCITVRRVCEKADIATGTFYYHFRNKDDLMMHFVRGLSFETVELTAPPSDIAGRIAELYMLLIRKYMNLGIAFMRSFYTPDNQALHTYMGEKDGKFAAGTVMARCEQEFVKAQAEGFIQKNADIHQMSADICTIVKGCIFEWCLSEGKMKLEMAVQRMLKTYLA from the coding sequence ATGAAAAAATGTGGTCGTCCTCCTAAAAAGGACAATCCCGAAGAAAATAAGGAAAAAATCATAGCTGCGGCCATAGCCCTCATCGAGGAACAAGGCGCGGACTGTATCACGGTGCGGCGTGTCTGCGAGAAAGCGGATATTGCCACGGGAACATTTTATTATCACTTCCGTAATAAGGATGACCTGATGATGCACTTTGTGCGAGGGCTCTCCTTCGAGACAGTCGAGCTTACGGCTCCACCCTCCGATATTGCCGGACGCATAGCAGAATTATATATGCTCCTTATCCGGAAGTACATGAACCTTGGCATAGCTTTTATGCGTAGTTTTTACACGCCGGACAATCAGGCACTCCACACCTATATGGGAGAAAAAGACGGGAAGTTTGCCGCTGGAACGGTCATGGCCAGATGCGAGCAGGAGTTTGTCAAGGCACAGGCAGAAGGCTTCATACAAAAAAATGCAGATATCCACCAAATGAGTGCGGATATCTGCACGATTGTAAAGGGCTGTATCTTCGAGTGGTGTCTCAGCGAGGGCAAGATGAAGCTGGAAATGGCTGTTCAACGGATGTTAAAAACTTATCTTGCCTAA